From Nonlabens sp. Ci31, the proteins below share one genomic window:
- a CDS encoding DUF423 domain-containing protein gives MERNLLIAGCSFAVMAVILGALGAHALEKVLEPQQVKSFETGVRYQLFHAIALIAFSQVNLLTDASKNILLYLFVIGMILFSFSIYGLSLSKWLHINLKFLGPITPLGGLSLISGWFFALWKIISHNSINN, from the coding sequence ATGGAAAGAAATTTGTTAATTGCTGGATGTAGTTTTGCTGTAATGGCTGTAATTCTAGGAGCATTGGGTGCTCATGCTCTTGAAAAAGTATTGGAACCGCAACAAGTAAAAAGTTTTGAAACCGGTGTGCGATATCAATTATTTCATGCCATTGCTTTGATTGCTTTTTCTCAAGTGAATCTACTAACGGATGCTTCAAAAAACATTCTATTGTATCTATTTGTAATCGGAATGATTCTTTTTTCTTTTAGTATTTATGGGCTTTCTCTATCTAAATGGCTCCATATAAATTTAAAATTCCTAGGACCTATAACCCCTTTGGGAGGTTTAAGCTTAATTTCGGGATGGTTTTTTGCATTGTGGAAAATCATTTCACATAATTCTATTAATAATTAG
- a CDS encoding saccharopine dehydrogenase family protein — MRNILIIGAGKSTGVLVDHLLNKSKEHNLKLLIADKNLQSAQFLSKNHENATALELDIFEPEQRKKQIQKADIVISMLPARFHIEVAKDCVAFNKNMVTASYVSPEMESLDKEVKEKGLIFMNEIGVDPGVDHMSAMQIIDRITGQGGKLLLFESFTGGLVAPEDDNNLWNYKFTWNPRNVVTAGQGGAAKFLQEGKYKYIPYNRLFRRTEMLDVEGYGRFEALANRNSLKYKDIYGLKDILTLYRGTMRRVGFSKAWNMFVQLGLTDDTYVLEGSENMTYRDFINSFLPYSPTDSVELKMRHELKIDQDDIMWLKLEELDIFNNEKKTGLKEATPAQMLQSILEDSWTLQPGEKDMIVMYHKFGYELNGEKKQIDSTMVCLGDGELQTAMAKTVGLPVAIAALKILNGEFTEPGVQIPIKASVYNPILKELEEHGIRFRENETEYLGYNKLHL, encoded by the coding sequence ATGCGAAACATCTTAATAATAGGTGCCGGAAAATCTACAGGAGTACTGGTAGATCATCTTTTAAACAAATCTAAGGAACATAATTTAAAGCTCCTTATAGCCGATAAAAATTTACAAAGCGCTCAATTCCTGAGTAAAAACCATGAAAACGCCACCGCGTTGGAATTAGATATTTTTGAGCCAGAGCAACGCAAAAAACAGATTCAAAAAGCCGATATCGTGATCTCCATGCTGCCCGCAAGGTTTCATATCGAAGTCGCTAAGGACTGTGTCGCTTTTAATAAAAACATGGTTACCGCTAGTTACGTGAGTCCAGAAATGGAATCTCTGGACAAAGAAGTGAAAGAAAAGGGACTCATTTTTATGAATGAAATAGGTGTTGACCCTGGAGTAGATCACATGAGCGCCATGCAAATTATTGACCGCATCACAGGCCAAGGAGGTAAATTACTGCTTTTTGAATCTTTTACAGGCGGACTAGTCGCCCCAGAAGACGATAACAATCTGTGGAATTATAAATTTACTTGGAATCCTCGTAATGTAGTCACCGCTGGTCAAGGTGGTGCCGCAAAATTCCTTCAAGAAGGCAAATACAAATACATCCCATATAACCGACTTTTTAGAAGAACTGAGATGCTAGATGTCGAAGGCTACGGACGCTTTGAAGCCTTGGCAAACAGAAACAGTCTTAAGTATAAAGATATTTATGGCCTCAAGGATATTCTTACCTTATATAGAGGTACTATGAGACGTGTAGGCTTTAGCAAAGCATGGAATATGTTCGTACAGCTAGGATTGACAGATGACACCTATGTACTAGAAGGATCTGAAAACATGACCTACCGTGATTTTATCAATAGTTTTCTTCCTTATTCTCCTACTGATAGTGTGGAATTAAAGATGCGCCACGAACTAAAAATAGATCAAGATGATATTATGTGGCTCAAACTAGAGGAGCTGGATATATTTAATAACGAGAAAAAAACCGGACTTAAGGAAGCGACCCCAGCACAAATGCTGCAATCTATATTAGAAGATTCTTGGACATTGCAACCAGGCGAAAAAGATATGATTGTGATGTATCATAAATTCGGCTATGAATTAAATGGCGAAAAGAAACAAATAGACAGCACCATGGTATGTTTAGGTGATGGAGAATTACAAACTGCCATGGCCAAAACCGTTGGGCTTCCTGTTGCCATTGCCGCCTTGAAAATTTTAAATGGAGAGTTTACAGAACCTGGTGTGCAAATCCCAATTAAGGCTTCTGTATACAATCCTATTCTTAAAGAATTAGAAGAGCATGGCATTCGCTTTCGCGAAAACGAGACTGAATATCTAGGCTATAATAAACTGCATTTATAG
- a CDS encoding zinc metallopeptidase: MMGGDLTRYYIIGGLVMLVSMLVSNKLKSKFKYYSHLRLKKGMSGAEIAQKMLDDNGITDVKVISVAGQLTDHFNPKDRTVNLSEAVYTQRNAAAAAVAAHEVGHAVQHATAYSWLGTRSTLVPLVRIASKYSQWVIIGGVALAASTALGQWVLLLGIIMYGMGTLFAFVTLPVEYDASHRALAWLENNSMLTPEEHAGAKDALKWAARTYLVAAIGSLATLLYFISILLTNRSRNN, translated from the coding sequence ATGATGGGTGGTGATTTAACACGTTATTATATCATCGGCGGACTCGTAATGCTGGTGAGTATGTTGGTCAGTAACAAGCTTAAATCTAAATTCAAGTATTACTCTCATCTAAGACTTAAAAAGGGTATGAGCGGTGCAGAAATTGCTCAAAAAATGTTGGATGATAACGGAATAACAGATGTAAAGGTGATTTCTGTAGCAGGCCAACTTACCGATCATTTTAATCCAAAAGATAGAACGGTAAATCTAAGTGAGGCTGTTTATACGCAAAGAAATGCGGCTGCTGCGGCGGTTGCAGCGCACGAAGTAGGGCATGCGGTACAGCATGCTACAGCTTATTCTTGGTTGGGCACGCGTTCTACATTAGTTCCTTTAGTCCGTATTGCTTCTAAATATTCACAATGGGTGATTATAGGAGGAGTAGCTCTTGCGGCAAGTACGGCCTTGGGCCAATGGGTCTTGCTGTTAGGAATCATCATGTACGGGATGGGAACTTTATTTGCTTTTGTAACGCTACCTGTGGAGTATGATGCAAGTCATCGTGCTCTGGCCTGGTTAGAAAATAATAGCATGCTGACTCCAGAAGAACATGCTGGAGCAAAAGACGCCTTAAAATGGGCAGCTAGAACTTATCTAGTAGCTGCTATAGGTTCACTGGCTACCTTGCTTTATTTTATTTCTATATTGTTGACTAACAGATCTAGAAATAATTAA
- a CDS encoding group III truncated hemoglobin, translating into MKPKKKDITNRADIQILVRKFYKKIRSEDTLGPIFNRTIKNWPAHLDHITDFWESSLFITKGYQGNPVTAHQKLDQQENNSIEMNHFGIWINLWIATINELYEGPIADLAIRRARNMASILFIKIFEARSN; encoded by the coding sequence TTGAAACCAAAAAAAAAAGACATAACAAATAGAGCAGATATTCAAATCCTAGTGCGCAAGTTTTATAAGAAAATAAGATCTGAAGATACTTTAGGACCCATTTTTAATCGGACTATAAAGAACTGGCCTGCTCATTTAGATCATATCACTGACTTTTGGGAAAGCAGCTTATTCATAACTAAAGGCTATCAAGGAAACCCAGTAACAGCGCATCAAAAACTAGATCAACAGGAAAATAATTCTATAGAGATGAATCACTTTGGCATCTGGATCAACCTTTGGATAGCAACCATAAATGAATTGTATGAAGGCCCAATAGCAGATCTTGCCATAAGACGTGCTCGAAATATGGCCAGTATATTATTTATAAAAATCTTTGAGGCTAGAAGTAATTAA
- a CDS encoding energy transducer TonB yields the protein MNTSKEERGAATPQNTRRADKKAANTKVNSIINFQIGLIAALVAAFLIIELTTAIPIEKKPLAITVDMPSDEPYLGKFMIIPNEDSKPKIEKVKPKTPKVDSNKPPQVIKDNTPDLQDSDKTPEVPVKTTPVKTGTTETKTAPLVPKNEVLTSVHEVPLFPGCNAAMDREERVVCLNKKMARFIQRKFDTSLANSVEGKDMVTIYVQFTIGTDGFPKDIIVKAPNEELEREAYKVISKLPEMTPGKINHRAVNVIYSLPIRFQIND from the coding sequence ATGAATACTTCAAAAGAGGAAAGAGGTGCTGCAACACCTCAGAACACTCGTAGAGCGGATAAAAAAGCCGCGAACACCAAAGTAAACTCAATTATTAATTTCCAGATTGGATTGATTGCTGCGCTGGTTGCCGCTTTCCTTATTATCGAACTGACGACGGCAATACCAATAGAAAAGAAACCGTTAGCAATCACAGTTGATATGCCCTCTGATGAACCCTATTTAGGTAAATTCATGATCATACCCAACGAGGATTCTAAGCCTAAAATTGAAAAGGTAAAGCCTAAAACTCCTAAAGTAGATTCTAATAAGCCGCCTCAAGTGATAAAAGATAATACTCCAGATCTTCAGGATTCAGATAAAACACCTGAGGTGCCTGTAAAGACCACACCAGTAAAAACCGGTACAACAGAAACAAAAACAGCCCCTTTAGTACCTAAAAATGAAGTGTTAACTTCTGTTCATGAAGTGCCACTATTTCCTGGCTGCAATGCTGCAATGGATCGAGAAGAACGAGTGGTATGCCTGAATAAAAAAATGGCGCGTTTTATACAGCGTAAGTTTGATACAAGTCTCGCAAATTCTGTAGAAGGAAAAGATATGGTAACCATATATGTTCAGTTTACGATAGGTACAGACGGGTTCCCTAAAGATATAATAGTAAAAGCTCCTAATGAGGAATTAGAAAGGGAAGCTTATAAAGTAATTTCCAAATTGCCTGAAATGACCCCTGGTAAAATTAACCATAGGGCGGTTAACGTGATTTACTCACTGCCTATCAGATTTCAAATAAATGACTGA
- a CDS encoding energy transducer TonB, translated as MEVKKSEKADLRKNITLYALSGLAFMLLLSWQALEYESRTVVVEEVFQEPEEFFIEEEIPITQMLDTPPPPPPPPPAPEVIEIVKDEVEIEEVIIEDTETDEQEEIVEIDEVSEEVGVEEVIADVPFAIIENVPIYPGCEDMKNNADRKKCMSEKITKFVNREFNTGLANELGLSGRQKISVQFKIDSKGNVVGIQSKAKHPKLQSEAARVINKLPAMTPGKQRGKPVGVIYALPIIFSVQD; from the coding sequence ATGGAAGTAAAGAAATCGGAAAAAGCAGATTTACGTAAAAATATTACGCTATATGCCCTGTCAGGGTTAGCGTTTATGCTATTGCTGTCGTGGCAAGCATTGGAGTATGAATCTAGAACCGTAGTGGTTGAAGAGGTTTTTCAGGAACCAGAAGAATTCTTTATTGAGGAGGAAATTCCTATCACTCAAATGCTGGATACACCACCACCACCACCACCACCGCCACCAGCGCCGGAAGTTATTGAGATAGTTAAGGATGAAGTGGAGATAGAGGAAGTAATTATTGAAGATACAGAAACTGACGAGCAAGAAGAGATCGTAGAGATTGATGAGGTTTCTGAAGAAGTAGGTGTTGAAGAAGTAATTGCTGACGTTCCTTTTGCGATTATCGAAAATGTGCCAATCTACCCTGGTTGTGAGGATATGAAAAACAATGCAGACCGCAAGAAATGTATGAGTGAGAAAATTACAAAATTTGTAAACAGAGAATTTAATACAGGTCTAGCAAATGAATTAGGTCTTTCAGGAAGACAGAAGATTTCTGTCCAATTTAAAATCGATTCTAAAGGGAATGTAGTAGGGATTCAGTCCAAAGCAAAACATCCTAAACTGCAAAGTGAAGCTGCTAGAGTTATCAATAAATTGCCTGCTATGACTCCAGGAAAACAACGAGGTAAACCAGTAGGGGTTATCTATGCATTACCGATCATATTTTCAGTACAAGATTAA
- a CDS encoding VanZ family protein — protein MQRLIYWLAPLYTAAIIIASLIKNPAPPVNVHHVDKIYHAVAYLIMTLVWYFYFYTRYLSKQSFTSIRVSTILNNWSRTIAIGAAVFSFLVGVLVEFGQEYIAVNRTMDFMDVLANIAGIIIAMFMLLIIDKFFNKQKTA, from the coding sequence ATGCAAAGACTTATTTACTGGTTAGCGCCATTATACACTGCTGCTATCATAATAGCATCATTAATAAAAAATCCTGCGCCACCAGTAAATGTTCATCATGTAGATAAAATATACCACGCTGTTGCGTATTTAATTATGACACTAGTATGGTACTTCTATTTTTACACGCGTTACTTGAGTAAACAAAGCTTCACTTCTATTAGAGTAAGCACCATTCTTAATAATTGGTCGCGTACTATCGCTATAGGAGCCGCAGTTTTCTCTTTTTTGGTGGGTGTTCTTGTTGAATTTGGACAAGAATATATCGCAGTGAATAGAACTATGGATTTTATGGATGTGCTGGCTAATATTGCTGGCATTATTATTGCAATGTTTATGCTATTAATTATAGATAAATTTTTTAACAAACAGAAAACAGCATAA
- the gcvH gene encoding glycine cleavage system protein GcvH, which yields MNIPSELKYTKDHEWIKIDGDVATIGITDFAQSELGDIVYVEVETIDETLDQEEVFGTVEAVKTVSDLFLPLTGEITDFNEKLEDEPELVNSDPYGAGWMIKMKFTDASQIEGLLSADAYKELVG from the coding sequence ATGAATATCCCATCAGAATTAAAATACACTAAAGATCACGAGTGGATCAAAATAGACGGAGACGTTGCTACAATAGGTATCACAGATTTTGCTCAAAGTGAGTTAGGAGATATCGTTTACGTAGAAGTAGAAACAATAGATGAGACCCTTGATCAAGAAGAAGTTTTTGGAACGGTAGAAGCAGTTAAAACGGTTTCTGATTTATTTCTTCCACTAACTGGTGAGATCACAGATTTTAATGAAAAGTTAGAAGATGAGCCTGAATTAGTAAATTCAGATCCTTATGGAGCTGGATGGATGATTAAAATGAAGTTTACAGATGCTTCTCAAATTGAAGGTTTGCTTAGTGCTGACGCTTATAAAGAGCTTGTAGGGTAA